The following coding sequences are from one Musa acuminata AAA Group cultivar baxijiao chromosome BXJ2-4, Cavendish_Baxijiao_AAA, whole genome shotgun sequence window:
- the LOC103982162 gene encoding formin-like protein 20 isoform X10 encodes MALFRRLFYRKPPDRLLEITERVYVFDCCFSSDIMEEDDYRKYMDDIVTQLHEHFPDASFLVINFKGEVESKISDILAQYGITVRGYPRHYEGCPVLPLEIIHHFLRLCENWLTLERQQNVLLMHCERGGWPILAFMLASLLLYRKHYSGEQRTLEMVYKQAPKELLQILCPLNPQSSHLRYLQYITRIGSETWPPQDTPFTLDCLILRVIPNIDGEGGCRPIVRVYGQDPLFPADRSSKVLFSTAKTKKHVQHFRQAEDAPIKLNVRCCVQGDLVLECINVDEYLEDEELMFRVMFNTAFIQSHILLLNPEDIDIPWEAEDRFSKDFKAEVLFSEFDAESDTSTGTGATDEVEMEVGSTEEFFEAEEIFSSPDWHDGQKDLDIQTAVFSNTLETFSPRSEMSNPEADGRSQLESFYSEQVTLVDEETLVLDLLTGVSMDLDHADHENNPGVKALNTLDDMFNEAKSTTLAGEESTSDNSKQDTTDNISLAVEEITSSASSSFEQDRVWQRAILTSDHVAHELGVSFLADDQMSSRSVRDSIEDTGNNSDEVRCKVEMCDVTNNTRNFATENRTDSGLAYQRLDSDIEVQNSEKLKHHMSNEALTVDIGQSPFSVLYKEKDEKPEPLGNSIELLNKRTISQSFHPSRGIDAILVDASSQPEIQFAGKTVSTSRVTATSMTITGSSPSEPLSPPSTEALLEASSTPCTGPLFVSIQPSNSPTLSVASPLSSTPPPPPLPPPPSSPHIYSRIRRKVPPHPSLLASYGALSFALSRPLQIHDVFQNPDQHLGPQMICDSVAISATSSSHLPHQPPSMQLDSLSLPPLLPSQGQSLPSPHHLSHSSPPTAIIPSSNYPLELSPPLASSTLFPPSPHSSNTIYDPSHLSSTEPESGLNKISDPSPPTSLPSSSPPGQNVDIFISPLSNLSTKKDPFDPPPVAASPPPNTIWHNIPMFANITLSDPPFTHGGPSPTCSLHDESKEVLAASQDFASYSCSLQLSPSKAICKGVPPPSPPPPPHPTTPPRPQHPPPPPPPLGLPEPHTRATPLTLSPPPPPTNSHRAHIRVPPPPPPPLFPPTLRDLPKGHIRSPSSSYLEVDKSSLILPTSLPPQADEHGIAPNPKPFTIVHETTTPATSSPMEHIMSPPPPQGASLPLPLIGENGKAPPPPSFLENFGQSPPPPSLPGSYERPPPPPPPPPPLRCCGGASLPPLLGDTGEAPSSLSFVGAFEKAQSPPPHPKDHMQDPPPEPPPPPPPPGGGLFAPSPLLLHLKGGQGGISIPLLSAPHLGGHHVGVPIPPPPPPLRDVISPPLLSHHRVVSAPLSTREGVSTDSSSPMVQRGVSAPPPSSSPSGGVSCPPPPPPLPTPPPSDVFISPSQPPSRVVSISPLSSPPFGVVHAHPPPPPPTPPPLAPPPPHSIPPPIDVFISPPQPPSRFVSIPLLSPSTGVVHAHPPPLSPLPPLSGVVVAHPPPPPPLPPPFRVLVAHVPPPPPLSPPFGVIVAHPPPPSPPTPPPPPLPPPPPPLPSFGVVSPPSPWPPLGGAMSTPPLPPPPPKGVVFAPPMSPPSRASVSTPPLPPLGSVSTPPPSLPPLRGDVSTPPPPSPSLGANVCTPPPPPPSPPPSPSPGANVSTPPPPPPPPPPPPPQSPSLGANVCYPPPPPPPPPPPPSPSLGANVCYPPPPPPPPPPPPSPSPGANVSIPPPPPPPPPPLSPSEGGVFGPPTTPPPRGGVFAPPPPPPPIGGGVFAPPPPLPPLGEGVVASPPPPPPPGGGVVTPPPPPPPAGGGVVAPPPPPPPLGGGVFVQPPPPPPTPGGGVFVTPPPPPPPGGGVFAPPPLPPPGGGGQAPPPPPPGGVFAPPPPPLPGGCGQAPPPPPPPGGAVSTPPPPPRAPGAPPPPRAPGAPPPPGAPGAPPPPQAGIRGLPPNSMAGGRGNMLARPGGPGMSAARRSPFKPLHWVKVSRAMQGSLWAELQKHADAHSSSKVKG; translated from the exons ATGGCGCTCTTCAGGAGGCTCTTCTACCGGAAGCCGCCCGATCGGCTTCTGGAAATTACCGAGAGGGTCTACG TGTTCGATTGTTGCTTTTCTTCGGATATTATGGAAGAAGATGATTACAGGAAGTACATGGATGACATTGTTACTCAACTTCATGAGCATTTCCCTGATGCTTCATTTTTGGTAATCAACTTCAAGGGTGAAGTCGAGAGCAAAATTTCAGATATCTTGGCCCAATATGGCATCACTGTCAGGGGGTACCCTCGCCATTATGAAGGGTGTCCAGTGCTTCCTTTGGAGATAATTCACCACTTCTTGAGGTTATGTGAGAACTGGCTAACTTTGGAAAGGCAGCAAAATGTCTTGCTAATGCATTGTGAGAGAGGAGGATGGCCTATTCTTGCATTTATGCTTGCAAGTCTTCTGCTTTACAGGAAACATTACAGCGGGGAACAAAGGACTCTGGAAATGGTGTATAAGCAGGCTCCGAAGGAGCTCCTTCAGATTTTGTGTCCATTGAACCCACAATCTTCGCATCTTAGATATCTCCAATACATAACTAGAATAGGCAGTGAGACATGGCCTCCGCAGGATACTCCTTTCACATTGGATTGCCTAATTCTGAGAGTTATTCCGAATATTGATGGAGAAGGGGGTTGCAGGCCTATAGTACGTGTCTATGGTCAAGACCCTCTGTTCCCAGCTGACAGGAGTTCTAAGGTTCTTTTCTCGACAGCAAAGACAAAGAAACATGTTCAGCATTTCAGACAG GCCGAGGATGCACCAATAAAATTAAATGTCCGCTGCTGTGTTCAAGGTGATCTGGTCCTTGAATGCATCAATGTGGATGAGTATCTGGAAGATGAGGAGCTAATGTTCAGGGTAATGTTCAACACGGCCTTTATACAGTCTCATATTTTGCTGTTGAATCCTGAGGATATAGACATTCCTTGGGAAGCTGAAGACCGCTTCTCGAAGGACTTCAAAGCAGAG GTACTCTTTTCAGAGTTTGATGCTGAGTCTGATACTTCCACGGGAACGGGAGCAACGGATGAGGTTGAGATGGAAGTTGGCTCAACAGAGGAGTTCTTCGAGGCAGAAGAGATCTTCAGCAGCCCTGACTGGCATGATGGACAGAAGGATCTCGATATTCAGACAGCTGTATTTTCAAACACACTAGAAACTTTCAGTCCAAGATCTGAAATGTCAAATCCTGAAGCTGATGGACGGAGCCAGTTAGAATCTTTTTATTCTGAACAAGTGACTCTTGTGGATGAAGAAACTCTGGTTCTAGATTTACTTACAGGGGTAAGCATGGACTTAGACCATGCTGATCATGAAAATAACCCTGGTGTAAAGGCATTGAACACTCTGGATGATATGTTTAATGAAGCAAAGAGCACGACTTTGGCAGGTGAAGAGAGTACATCAGACAACTCCAAACAGGATACTACTGACAACATTAGTCTAGCAGTTGAAGAGATAACCTCATCAGCAAGTAGCAGTTTTGAACAGGATAGAGTATGGCAAAGGGCAATATTGACTTCAGATCATGTGGCTCATGAATTAGGGGTCTCATTTTTGGCAGATGACCAAATGAGCAGCCGAAGTGTTAGAGATTCCATAGAGGATACAGGGAATAATTCAGATGAAGTTAGGTGCAAAGTAGAAATGTGTGATGTCACAAATAATACAAGAAACTTTGCCACTGAAAATAGGACAGATTCTGGGTTAGCATATCAGAGGTTGGATTCTGATATTGAAGTCCAGAATTCTGAGAAGCTCAAGCATCATATGTCAAATGAAGCACTTACAGTCGACATTGGACAATCTCCTTTCTCAGTTTTATACAAAGAGAAGGATGAAAAGCCGGAGCCATTAGGCAATTCCATAGAATTATTAAACAAAAGGACAATATCTCAGTCATTCCATCCAAGCCGAGGCATCGATGCAATTTTGGTGGATGCATCATCTCAACCTGAAATTCAATTTGCAGGAAAAACTGTAAGTACATCCAGAGTTACTGCTACAAGTATGACAATAACCGGTTCGTCTCCATCAGAACCATTGTCACCACCTTCAACTGAGGCACTTCTTGAGGCATCATCTACTCCATGTACAggtcctctttttgtttcaataCAACCATCCAACTCACCCACTCTTTCGGTTGCTTCACCTCTTTCATccacacctccacctccacctctgcCTCCACCTCCATCTTCACCACATATATATTCACGAATTAGGAGAAAAGTCCCTCCCCATCCATCATTGCTTGCCTCCTATGGAGCCTTGTCATTTGCTCTATCTCGACCTTTACAAATACATGATGTATTCCAAAATCCTGACCAACATCTTGGTCCTCAAATGATATGTGATTCTGTTGCCATAAGTGCTACTTCATCTTCACATTTACCTCACCAACCTCCATCCATGCAACTAGACTCTTTGTCGTTGCCTCCTTTGTTACCTTCTCAAGGCCAATCACTCCCTTCACCTCATCATCTGTCTCATTCATCGCCACCTACAGCTATAATACCATCCTCCAACTATCCCCTAGAACTTTCCCCTCCCCTTGCTTCAAGTACTCTTTTTCCACCATCCCCTCATTCTAGTAACACCATATATGACCCTTCACATCTCTCATCAACAGAGCCTGAAAGTGGATTAAACAAAATCTCTGATCCTTCTCCCCCTACCTCACTTCCTTCCTCATCTCCTCCTGGACAAAATGTTGACATATTCATTTCTCCTCTGTCAAATTTATCCACAAAAAAGGATCCATTTGATCCACCACCAGTAGCTGCTTCACCACCACCAAATACAATTTGGCATAACATACCAATGTTTGCTAACATTACACTGTCTGATCCACCTTTTACTCATGGAGGTCCCTCACCAACATGTTCACTCCATGATGAAAGCAAGGAAGTTCTAGCAGCATCACAAGATTTTGCATCATATTCATGTTCTCTACAACTATCACCATCTAAGGCTATATGTAAAGGCGTTCCAcctccatctccacctcctccCCCTCATCCGACAACTCCACCTAGACCTCAGCAtccacctcctccaccacctccattAGGCCTCCCTGAACCACATACAAGAGCAACACCTCTAACTTTATCCCCACCTCCACCTCCAACAAATTCCCACAGAGCACATATAAGagttcctcctccacctccacctcctttGTTCCCTCCAACTCTAAGAGATCTCCCTAAAGGACATATAAGATCTCCATCATCCTCTTATCTGGAAGTTGACAAAAGCTCATTGATTTTACCAACATCTCTACCTCCTCAAGCAGATGAACATGGAATTGCTCCAAATCCAAAACCATTCACTATAGTACATGAAACAACCACACCTGCAACCTCTTCTCCCATGGAACATATAATGTCTCCTCCACCACCTCAGGGAGCCTCACTTCCATTGCCATTAATTGGAGAAAATGGGAAGGCTCCACCGCCACCatcttttcttgaaaattttgggcAATCTCCACCTCCACCATCTCTTCCTGGAAGTTATGAACGACCTCCACCTCCGCCACCTCCACCACCTCCCCTTCGATGTTGTGGAGGAGCATCTTTGCCACCTTTACTTGGAGATACTGGCGAAGCACCATCTTCACTATCATTCGTTGGAGCATTCGAGAAAGCTCAAAGCCCACCACCTCACCCAAAAGATCATATGCAAGATCCACCTCCAGAACCACCCCCTCCACCGCCTCCCCCAGGAGGAGGTCTATTTGCTCCTTCACCTCTATTGCTTCACCTTAAAGGAGGTCAGGGAGGCATATCCATTCCTCTACTTTCGGCACCTCATCTTGGAGGACACCATGTAGGTGTACCTATTCCACCTCCACCACCTCCCCTTAGAGATGTCATCTCTCCACCTTTACTATCACACCATAGAGTTGTATCTGCTCCTCTATCTACCCGCGAAGGTGTATCAACTGATTCGTCTTCTCCCATGGTGCAGAGAGGTGTATCAGCTCCTCCACCTTCGTCGTCTCCCTCTGGAGGTGTATCTTGTCCTCCACCTCCACCCCCACTTCCAACTCCACCTCCTAGTGATGTATTCATTTCACCTTCACAGCCTCCTTCTAGAGTTGTATCTATTTCTCCACTATCGTCGCCTCCCTTCGGAGTTGTACATGCTCATCCTCCGCCCCCTCCACCCACTCCACCGCCTTTGGCCCCACCTCCACCACATTCAATCCCACCTCCTATTGATGTATTTATTTCACCTCCGCAGCCCCCTTCTCGATTTGTATCTATTCCATTGCTGTCGCCTTCCACTGGAGTTGTACATGCTCATCCTCCACCACTTTCACCTCTACCGCCTCTATCTGGAGTTGTAGTTGCTcatcctccaccacctccacctcTGCCGCCTCCCTTCAGAGTTCTAGTTGCTCATGTTCCACCACCGCCACCTCTATCGCCTCCCTTTGGAGTTATAGTTGCTCATCCTCCACCACCTTCACCTCCAACTCCACCACCTCCACCtctacctccacctccacctccattgCCATCCTTTGGAGTTGTATCTCCTCCTTCACCGTGGCCTCCCCTTGGAGGAGCCATGTCTACTCCTCCGTTGCCACCGCCTCCTCCTAAAGGAGTTGTGTTTGCTCCTCCTATGTCGCCTCCCTCTAGAGCAAGTGTATCCACTCCTCCGCTGCCTCCCCTTGGAAGTGTATCCACTCCTCCACCTTCACTGCCTCCTCTCAGAGGAGATGTATCTACACCTCCACCTCCATCGCCTTCCCTTGGAGCAAATGTATGTacccctccacctccacctccatctCCACCTCCATCGCCTTCCCCTGGAGCAAATGTATCTacccctccacctccacctccacctccgcctccacctccacctcaatCGCCTTCCCTTGGAGCAAATGTATGTtaccctccacctccacctccacctccgcctCCACCTCCATCGCCTTCCCTTGGAGCAAATGTATGTtaccctccacctccacctccacctccacctccacctccatcgCCTTCCCCTGGAGCAAATGTATCTatccctccacctccacctccacctccgccACCATTGTCTCCTTCTGAAGGAGGTGTATTTGGTCCACCTACAACACCTCCTCCTAGAGGAGGTGTATTCGCACCACCACCTCCACCGCCTCCCATTGGAGGAGGTGTATTTGCACCACCCCCTCCACTGCCTCCCCTTGGAGAAGGTGTAGTCGCATCGCCACCTCCACCGCCTCCCCCTGGAGGAGGTGTAGTCACACCGCCACCTCCACCGCCTCCCGCTGGAGGAGGTGTAGTCGCGCCGCCACCTCCACCGCCTCCCCTTGGAGGGGGCGTATTTGTGcaaccaccacctcctccgcctACCCCCGGAGGAGGTGTATTCGTGACACCACCTCCACCGCCTCCCCCTGGAGGAGGTGTATTTGCTCCACCTCCACTTCCTCCCCCCGGAGGAGGTGGGCAagctccaccaccacctcccccTGGAGGTGTATTTGCTCCACCTCCGCCACCTCTCCCCGGAGGCTGTGGCCAAGCTCCACCTCCTCCACCTCCCCCTGGAGGAGCTGTGTCTACTCCTCCACCTCCACCCAGGGCTCCTGGTGCTCCACCCCCACCAAGGGCTCCAGGTGCTCCACCTCCACCTGGGGCTCCAGGTGCTCCTCCGCCTCCTCAAGCTGGCATAAGAGGCTTACCTCCAAATTCCATGGCTGGGGGAAGGGGAAACATGCTTGCACGTCCTGGAGGACCAGGTATGTCAGCAGCCCGAAGGTCACCATTTAAGCCATTGCATTGGGTGAAAGTATCAAGAGCCATGCAAGGAAGCTTATGGGCCGAGTTACAGAAACATGCTGATGCTCACAG TAGTTCCAAAGTCAAAGGATAG